One region of Bacterioplanoides sp. SCSIO 12839 genomic DNA includes:
- a CDS encoding nucleoside triphosphate pyrophosphatase, with protein sequence MTDFKLLLASSSPFRRQILNKLRIPFTCASPDIDETPLSAETPQQYVERLAIEKAQALANQYPEHWIIGSDQTSVLDGEIRGKPLTRDNAIRQLQQSSAKHVQFYTGLCLLNAASGQYVSMIEPFSVHFRELSTTEVERYIDLEQPLNCAGSFMVEGLGINLFEKLEGRDENSLIGLPLIGLLELMREAGLEPLGLAQ encoded by the coding sequence ATGACTGATTTTAAACTACTACTGGCATCAAGCTCCCCCTTTCGTCGCCAGATTCTGAATAAACTTCGTATCCCTTTTACCTGTGCGTCGCCGGATATTGATGAAACACCACTGTCGGCAGAAACGCCGCAACAATACGTTGAGCGACTCGCGATTGAAAAGGCGCAAGCATTAGCTAACCAGTATCCTGAGCATTGGATCATCGGCAGTGACCAGACTTCCGTTCTCGACGGCGAAATCCGCGGCAAGCCGTTAACCCGTGATAACGCTATCCGACAACTGCAACAGTCCAGCGCCAAACACGTCCAGTTTTATACCGGTTTATGTTTATTAAACGCGGCCAGCGGGCAATACGTTTCGATGATCGAACCGTTCTCAGTGCATTTCAGAGAATTGTCCACAACAGAAGTCGAGCGCTACATCGACCTGGAACAACCACTCAACTGCGCGGGCAGCTTTATGGTAGAAGGACTGGGCATCAACCTGTTTGAAAAACTCGAAGGCCGGGATGAAAACAGCCTGATTGGTTTGCCGTTAATCGGTTTGTTGGAGTTAATGCGCGAAGCGGGGTTAGAGCCACTGGGCTTAGCTCAATAA
- the sodB gene encoding superoxide dismutase [Fe] → MAFELPALPYAKDALEPHISSETLDFHHGKHHNTYVVKLNGLIGGTEFEGKTLEEIVKTSSGGVFNNAAQIWNHTFYWNSLSPNGGGEPTGAVADAINAAFGSFEEFKAKFNDMAVNNFGSSWTWLVKKADGSLDIVNTSNAATPITEEGVTPLITVDLWEHAYYIDYRNVRPDYLNGFWSLVNWEFANANFA, encoded by the coding sequence ATGGCGTTTGAATTACCAGCACTGCCGTATGCAAAAGATGCACTGGAACCACACATCTCGTCCGAGACTCTGGATTTCCACCACGGTAAACACCACAACACTTACGTAGTGAAGCTGAATGGCTTAATCGGTGGTACTGAGTTTGAAGGCAAAACTCTGGAAGAAATCGTTAAAACCTCTTCTGGTGGCGTATTTAACAATGCTGCACAAATCTGGAACCACACCTTCTACTGGAACAGCCTGAGCCCTAACGGTGGTGGCGAGCCAACTGGTGCGGTTGCTGATGCAATCAACGCTGCTTTTGGTTCTTTCGAAGAATTCAAAGCCAAGTTCAATGACATGGCAGTGAATAACTTTGGCTCCAGCTGGACCTGGTTGGTGAAAAAAGCCGACGGTTCTCTGGACATCGTTAATACCTCTAACGCGGCAACGCCAATCACTGAAGAAGGTGTTACGCCACTGATCACTGTTGATCTGTGGGAACACGCTTACTACATTGACTACCGCAATGTTCGTCCGGATTACCTGAACGGTTTCTGGTCTCTGGTAAACTGGGAATTTGCGAACGCTAACTTCGCTTAA